From Natronorubrum halophilum, a single genomic window includes:
- a CDS encoding uracil-xanthine permease family protein has product MTDHNDTSDEIVTDGGEVSREEASFVEYGIEDKPPLGTSILLGLQHYLTMIGATVAIPLILAGAMEMPPAETARLVGTFFVVSGIATLLQTTVGNRYPIVQGGTFALLAPALAIIAAMGTGWEATILELQGAIIAAAMVQVVLGYVGALGKLKYYLSPVVIAPVIVLIGLSLVGTPDVTRADQNWWLLGLTLFLIVLFSQYLDQYSRYAKLFPVLLGVVTAWITATVLSVTGIYGSETLGYVDTGAIAEASAIQVITPLQWGMPEFTLAFAIGMFAGVMASMVESLGDYYAVARIAGVGAPSEKRINHGIGMEGIGNVIAGIMGTGNGSTSYGENIGAIGITGVASRYVVQIGAVVMLIVGFVGYFGALITTIPGPIVGALYIAMFGQIAAVGLSNLKYVDLDASRNAFIIGLALFLGLAVPQYMANVGSAEAFQGITSGAAVIGPILGQQIVSDTLYVIGSTTMAVGGIVAFVLDNTVRGTRKERGLEQWEQLTENNDEFVTFFEKLGSSGERKPVDKAD; this is encoded by the coding sequence ATGACGGATCACAACGATACATCGGACGAAATCGTAACGGATGGGGGCGAGGTCTCCCGGGAGGAGGCGTCGTTCGTCGAATACGGGATCGAAGACAAACCGCCGTTGGGCACGTCGATACTGCTCGGATTACAGCATTACCTGACGATGATCGGGGCGACGGTCGCGATTCCGTTGATCCTCGCGGGCGCGATGGAGATGCCCCCGGCGGAAACTGCCCGACTCGTCGGGACGTTCTTCGTCGTCTCGGGGATCGCGACCCTGCTACAGACGACGGTCGGGAACCGGTATCCGATCGTCCAGGGCGGGACGTTCGCCCTGCTCGCACCGGCGCTGGCGATCATCGCGGCGATGGGCACCGGCTGGGAAGCGACGATCCTCGAGTTACAGGGTGCGATCATCGCGGCGGCGATGGTCCAGGTCGTACTTGGCTACGTCGGAGCTCTGGGGAAACTCAAGTACTACCTTTCACCGGTCGTCATCGCCCCGGTGATCGTATTGATCGGCCTCTCCCTGGTCGGAACCCCCGACGTAACGAGAGCCGACCAGAACTGGTGGCTGCTCGGGCTGACCCTGTTCCTGATCGTGCTGTTCTCGCAGTACCTCGACCAGTACAGTCGCTACGCGAAACTGTTCCCGGTACTTCTGGGGGTCGTCACCGCTTGGATCACCGCGACGGTCCTTTCAGTGACCGGGATATACGGCTCGGAAACGCTCGGCTACGTCGACACTGGAGCGATCGCCGAGGCGTCCGCGATACAGGTTATTACGCCGCTGCAGTGGGGGATGCCGGAGTTCACCCTCGCCTTCGCGATCGGGATGTTCGCCGGCGTCATGGCGTCCATGGTCGAGAGTTTGGGCGACTACTACGCCGTCGCCCGGATCGCCGGGGTGGGCGCACCGAGCGAGAAACGGATCAACCACGGTATCGGCATGGAGGGAATCGGGAACGTCATCGCGGGTATTATGGGGACGGGTAACGGCTCGACCTCCTACGGCGAGAACATCGGCGCGATCGGCATCACCGGCGTCGCCTCGCGGTACGTCGTTCAGATCGGTGCGGTCGTGATGTTGATCGTCGGATTCGTCGGCTACTTCGGTGCTCTGATCACGACGATTCCGGGACCGATCGTCGGCGCGCTGTACATCGCGATGTTCGGACAGATCGCCGCAGTCGGGCTGTCGAACCTCAAGTACGTCGACCTCGACGCCTCGCGTAACGCCTTCATTATCGGACTCGCTCTCTTCCTCGGACTCGCCGTTCCGCAGTACATGGCCAACGTCGGGAGCGCCGAAGCGTTCCAGGGTATTACCTCCGGCGCAGCGGTGATCGGTCCGATCCTCGGCCAACAGATCGTCTCCGATACGCTCTACGTGATCGGGTCGACCACGATGGCCGTCGGCGGGATCGTCGCCTTCGTACTCGACAACACGGTCCGCGGAACTCGCAAAGAACGCGGCCTCGAGCAGTGGGAACAGCTCACCGAGAACAACGACGAGTTCGTCACGTTCTTCGAGAAGCTGGGATCGTCCGGCGAGCGGAAACCGGTCGACAAGGCCGACTGA
- a CDS encoding CocE/NonD family hydrolase, translating to MASDPEYAVTAELDVMVEMRDGVELATDIYRPADPETGDPIAEPQPVLLDRTPYGKRGRMERHGEWYAKRGYVVAIQDCRGRFDSEGEYYIFKNEPEDGYDAVEWLAEQPYCDGQVGTFGTSYGAWVQSALATQDPPHLEAMFVNQGAANGRKATFRHNGAFELRWLCWAFTLGGGFAKRALEDSDIQQRLANVDVGEVLESGPVQRGQSPLRHIPDYEEWAFDIMTRGSASDELWQEPGFNFEAFYDDSADVPTVYSGAWYDSYTKATCDNFEALAERKESDHYLLMGPWTHGWNTYPLPSWNKSYSGELEFGEESLRDYQETRLRFFDHYLKGEDTWSEQPTVQYFQMGTGDGSRSGDRLFHGGEWRSATEWPLPDTEFETYYVHGDGTLSTEKPTVENDSTTYEFDPKDPVPTLGGNCSSYITYEQREENLLEYPLAQRNLQDLTGRGGYDQRTRPDTLGADEPYGPLERRNDVLVYRTPPLEEAVEITGPISVTVYGSTDASDTDFTAKLIDEYPESEDFPDGFAVNVSDSICRGRYRGYRDEPDFLEPEEVYEFTMEPYPTATVFEEGHRIRLDISSSNYPRFDVNHNTGGPLYGDREYNVANNTVHHDSEYATRIELPVQPR from the coding sequence ATGGCATCAGATCCGGAGTACGCAGTCACTGCTGAGCTAGACGTGATGGTCGAGATGCGCGACGGTGTCGAACTCGCGACCGACATTTACCGTCCGGCTGACCCCGAAACCGGCGACCCGATCGCCGAGCCACAGCCCGTTCTCCTCGACCGCACTCCCTACGGCAAGCGCGGTCGGATGGAACGCCACGGGGAGTGGTACGCCAAGCGCGGGTACGTCGTCGCGATACAGGACTGCCGCGGCCGCTTCGACAGCGAAGGCGAGTACTACATCTTCAAAAACGAACCCGAAGACGGCTACGACGCCGTCGAGTGGCTCGCCGAACAGCCCTACTGCGACGGGCAGGTCGGTACCTTCGGCACGTCCTACGGCGCGTGGGTTCAGAGCGCGCTCGCGACGCAGGACCCGCCCCACCTCGAGGCGATGTTCGTCAACCAGGGCGCGGCCAACGGTCGGAAGGCGACGTTCCGACACAACGGCGCGTTCGAACTTCGCTGGCTCTGCTGGGCGTTTACGCTCGGCGGCGGCTTCGCCAAACGCGCACTCGAGGACTCGGACATCCAGCAGCGACTCGCGAACGTCGACGTCGGCGAGGTGCTCGAGAGCGGCCCCGTCCAGCGCGGACAGTCGCCGTTGCGACACATCCCCGACTACGAGGAGTGGGCGTTCGACATCATGACGCGGGGAAGCGCCAGCGACGAACTCTGGCAGGAACCCGGATTCAATTTCGAGGCGTTCTACGACGACTCGGCCGACGTCCCGACCGTCTACTCGGGCGCGTGGTACGACTCGTACACGAAGGCGACCTGCGACAACTTCGAAGCGCTGGCCGAGCGCAAGGAGAGCGATCACTACCTGCTGATGGGGCCGTGGACTCACGGCTGGAACACCTATCCCCTCCCCTCGTGGAACAAGTCTTACTCGGGCGAACTCGAGTTCGGCGAGGAGAGTCTCCGCGACTATCAGGAGACCCGACTGCGGTTTTTCGATCACTACCTCAAGGGCGAAGACACCTGGTCGGAGCAGCCGACGGTCCAGTACTTCCAGATGGGAACCGGGGACGGCTCGCGCTCCGGGGACCGCCTCTTTCACGGTGGCGAGTGGCGTTCGGCGACGGAGTGGCCGCTCCCCGACACCGAGTTCGAGACGTACTACGTCCACGGCGACGGGACGCTTTCGACGGAGAAACCGACCGTCGAGAACGACTCGACCACCTACGAATTCGATCCGAAAGATCCAGTTCCGACGCTCGGCGGCAACTGCTCGTCGTACATCACCTACGAGCAACGCGAGGAGAACCTTCTCGAGTATCCACTCGCCCAGCGCAACCTGCAGGATCTCACGGGGCGGGGCGGCTACGATCAACGAACGCGTCCCGACACGCTCGGAGCCGACGAACCCTACGGTCCGCTCGAGCGGCGAAACGACGTGCTCGTCTATCGAACCCCGCCGCTCGAGGAGGCGGTCGAGATCACCGGCCCGATCAGCGTGACGGTGTACGGATCGACCGACGCGTCGGACACCGACTTCACCGCGAAACTGATCGACGAGTATCCGGAAAGCGAGGACTTTCCCGACGGATTCGCCGTCAACGTCTCGGACTCGATCTGTCGCGGGCGGTATCGCGGCTACCGCGACGAGCCTGACTTTCTCGAGCCCGAGGAGGTCTACGAGTTCACGATGGAGCCGTACCCGACCGCGACCGTCTTCGAGGAAGGCCACCGCATCCGGCTCGACATCTCCTCGTCGAACTACCCCCGCTTCGACGTGAACCACAACACTGGCGGCCCGCTCTACGGCGACCGCGAGTACAACGTCGCGAACAACACGGTCCACCACGACAGCGAGTACGCCACGCGGATCGAACTGCCGGTGCAGCCCCGATAA
- a CDS encoding MFS transporter, with the protein MATPKQTTTESQSIPWRAVGAVGVGLFGLGLAVGSYGTYVTVLIAGGVGPDAAGFGMSLFLLGQLLAVVPADRLTRTMQIERVAAIGLAGAGIGIAIGSVVTLETTYLSRLLLGLGQGTAFVAGMKYVGLRTTGADTATAQGMLGALFTLGLAVALAASPPAVAAFGPIAPALAAATSTLLGATFTIRLVAVTGNAITPVRSYIEPFTSAGGLALGLGNMATFGFLMVAATWYTEVLADVAVPTVAVLVGFALATVLGRGLGGWLSRGYGERATVAGSLLGLAIVLGGLAASIAAESAVGIAAGLVLTGFGFGVPFGPLFSLAFSELTDDSGVTLSGMLLVGNAGALAYPWLVGWLLTATTGYAAGFAAMGLSVGAIWLLWIRTLGH; encoded by the coding sequence ATGGCAACCCCGAAGCAGACGACTACGGAGAGCCAGTCGATTCCGTGGCGGGCGGTCGGTGCCGTCGGCGTCGGATTGTTCGGTCTCGGCCTCGCCGTCGGCTCCTACGGCACGTACGTGACGGTGCTGATCGCAGGCGGCGTCGGGCCCGACGCAGCCGGATTCGGCATGTCGCTGTTCCTGCTCGGCCAACTCCTCGCAGTCGTTCCCGCGGATCGGTTGACGCGCACGATGCAAATCGAACGAGTCGCAGCCATCGGTCTCGCCGGAGCCGGCATCGGAATCGCAATCGGTAGCGTCGTTACCCTCGAGACGACGTACCTTTCCCGGCTCCTGCTCGGTCTCGGACAGGGAACGGCGTTCGTCGCCGGCATGAAGTACGTCGGGCTTCGGACGACCGGAGCCGATACCGCAACTGCACAGGGGATGCTCGGCGCGCTGTTTACGCTGGGTCTCGCCGTCGCCCTCGCCGCGAGTCCGCCCGCAGTCGCTGCGTTCGGCCCGATCGCACCGGCGCTCGCCGCAGCCACAAGCACGCTCCTCGGAGCCACGTTCACGATTCGGTTAGTCGCGGTCACCGGAAATGCGATAACTCCCGTTCGGTCATACATCGAGCCGTTCACGTCGGCCGGCGGCCTCGCACTCGGACTGGGAAACATGGCGACGTTCGGCTTCCTGATGGTCGCGGCGACGTGGTACACGGAGGTCCTCGCCGACGTGGCCGTCCCGACCGTCGCCGTTCTCGTCGGTTTCGCGCTGGCGACGGTCCTCGGTCGCGGCCTCGGCGGGTGGTTGTCTCGAGGCTACGGCGAGCGAGCCACGGTGGCGGGGTCGTTGCTCGGTCTCGCGATCGTCCTCGGCGGGCTCGCGGCGTCGATCGCGGCGGAGTCGGCAGTCGGAATCGCCGCGGGACTCGTCCTGACCGGCTTCGGTTTTGGCGTTCCGTTCGGGCCGCTGTTCAGCCTCGCGTTCTCGGAACTGACCGACGATTCGGGCGTAACGCTCTCGGGAATGTTACTCGTCGGAAACGCCGGGGCGCTCGCGTACCCGTGGCTCGTCGGGTGGTTACTGACCGCGACGACGGGGTACGCTGCCGGCTTCGCGGCGATGGGGCTCTCGGTCGGTGCGATCTGGCTGCTCTGGATTCGGACGCTCGGTCACTGA
- a CDS encoding uracil-xanthine permease family protein, with protein MVNGNTDRSSAADDEQLIEYGIEDEPPLAEAIPLGLQHLLAMFLSTVALPLVIAGAIGLDGPETTFIVQMALLVAGIATIVQVYSIGPVGARLPIVMGTSAIFVAPLINIGGTYGVAAIFGAVIVAAPVEIVIGYFYEDLRRLFPPLVTGIVVMLVGLTLIPVAMEYSAGGVGSEDFGATYNLGLAGLVFLLAIGLNQYFDGFISISSILIAVVVGYLVAYPLGLLDLSGVADAAWIEAPVPLQFGVEFHPSAIVIAAFAYVITSIETIGDIEGTTGTVDRRATPDEMSGGLVADGVMSMLAGVFNAFPNTSFSQNVGLIGFTGVASRFVVGICGVFLVLLGLVPKVAAVAAAMPGPVLGGAAVVLFGMIFSIGLRIVADRVALERRNLTIIAVSVVLGVGVETTPEMLGQLPEAVGVLVGSGLLVGGIAALVLNLVLPGDGGLDGEPAQTPTSD; from the coding sequence ATGGTGAATGGTAACACTGATCGGTCTTCGGCAGCGGATGACGAACAATTAATCGAGTACGGCATCGAAGACGAACCGCCGCTGGCGGAGGCGATTCCGCTGGGGTTGCAACACCTGCTGGCGATGTTCCTCTCGACGGTCGCGTTGCCGCTCGTGATCGCGGGAGCGATCGGTCTCGACGGCCCTGAAACGACGTTTATCGTTCAGATGGCGCTGCTGGTCGCGGGCATCGCGACGATCGTTCAGGTCTACTCGATCGGTCCCGTAGGAGCGCGACTTCCGATCGTGATGGGCACGAGCGCGATCTTCGTCGCTCCGTTGATCAACATCGGTGGTACCTACGGCGTCGCCGCTATCTTCGGTGCGGTCATCGTCGCCGCGCCGGTCGAAATCGTCATCGGGTACTTCTACGAGGACCTTCGTCGATTGTTCCCGCCGCTCGTGACGGGGATCGTGGTGATGCTCGTCGGCCTGACGCTGATTCCGGTCGCCATGGAGTACTCTGCGGGCGGAGTCGGATCCGAGGACTTCGGTGCGACGTACAATCTCGGTCTCGCGGGACTCGTATTCTTGCTCGCGATCGGGTTGAATCAGTACTTCGACGGCTTCATTTCGATCTCGAGCATCCTCATCGCGGTCGTCGTCGGCTATCTCGTCGCTTACCCGCTCGGCTTGCTCGATCTCTCGGGCGTGGCCGATGCGGCATGGATCGAAGCGCCGGTGCCGCTGCAGTTCGGCGTCGAGTTCCACCCGAGCGCGATCGTGATCGCGGCCTTCGCCTACGTCATCACCTCGATCGAGACGATCGGCGACATCGAAGGGACCACCGGGACGGTCGATCGACGCGCAACCCCCGATGAAATGAGCGGCGGCCTCGTCGCGGACGGCGTCATGAGCATGCTCGCAGGCGTGTTCAACGCGTTCCCGAACACCTCGTTCTCCCAGAACGTCGGGCTCATCGGGTTCACCGGCGTTGCCAGCCGTTTCGTCGTCGGTATCTGCGGCGTCTTCCTCGTCCTCCTCGGTCTCGTTCCGAAAGTCGCTGCCGTCGCCGCGGCGATGCCGGGTCCCGTCCTCGGCGGTGCTGCGGTCGTCCTGTTCGGGATGATCTTCTCGATCGGTCTCCGCATCGTCGCAGATCGCGTAGCACTCGAGCGCCGGAACCTGACGATTATCGCCGTTTCCGTGGTCCTCGGCGTCGGCGTCGAAACCACGCCAGAGATGCTCGGGCAACTACCCGAGGCCGTGGGGGTACTGGTCGGATCCGGATTGCTGGTCGGTGGAATCGCGGCGCTCGTGCTCAATCTGGTCCTTCCCGGCGACGGCGGACTGGACGGCGAGCCGGCCCAGACGCCGACGTCCGACTAA
- a CDS encoding alcohol dehydrogenase catalytic domain-containing protein has protein sequence MTMKACVLEEWGGPLSVETVPEPDPGPGDVRIDVRACGVTRTIENAIQGGLADDPALTPRIPGHECAGIVDAVGDDVDGVTPGDRVVAYFYLSCGDCSACRRGETNRCLDFGGWVGVNCDGAYAEKAVIPAENVLSLPEATSFVEGAVAADGLATPLHICRRTGVDDTDTVVVIGAAGRVGIHLSQLAAARGARVLAADIDDDRLAHVDRVTGDAVQPIDAREDRFGERLREATPTDRGPTVVVDTVGDVATLGAAWDALGMGGQVVTLTTHHQRSFAPPLKEFVVKEGALLGSRYATKAEVVDAAKLFATERISPVVTERIGLEEVPAAHERIRDGESHGMIVLEP, from the coding sequence ATGACTATGAAAGCCTGCGTTCTCGAGGAGTGGGGCGGACCTCTCTCGGTCGAAACGGTTCCCGAACCCGATCCCGGACCGGGCGACGTTCGAATCGACGTTCGCGCGTGCGGCGTCACCCGGACGATCGAGAACGCGATTCAGGGCGGACTCGCGGACGACCCCGCGCTCACGCCGCGGATTCCGGGCCACGAGTGCGCCGGCATCGTCGACGCCGTCGGCGACGACGTGGACGGAGTGACGCCGGGCGACCGCGTGGTGGCGTATTTCTACCTCTCGTGTGGCGATTGTTCGGCCTGTCGTCGCGGCGAGACGAACCGCTGTCTGGACTTCGGCGGCTGGGTCGGCGTGAACTGCGACGGCGCGTACGCCGAGAAGGCGGTCATCCCCGCGGAGAACGTGCTTTCGCTTCCCGAAGCGACGAGTTTCGTCGAGGGGGCCGTCGCCGCCGACGGACTCGCGACGCCGCTTCACATCTGCCGCCGAACGGGCGTCGACGACACCGACACCGTCGTCGTCATCGGGGCCGCAGGCCGGGTCGGCATCCACCTCTCGCAACTCGCCGCCGCCCGAGGGGCTCGAGTGCTCGCGGCCGATATCGACGACGACCGGTTAGCGCACGTCGACCGCGTCACCGGCGACGCCGTTCAGCCGATCGACGCGCGCGAAGATCGATTCGGTGAGCGACTTCGCGAAGCGACGCCGACCGACCGCGGCCCGACGGTCGTCGTCGATACGGTCGGTGACGTAGCGACGCTCGGTGCGGCCTGGGATGCGCTGGGGATGGGCGGACAGGTCGTCACGCTGACGACCCACCACCAACGGTCGTTCGCGCCGCCGTTGAAGGAGTTCGTCGTCAAGGAGGGAGCGCTCCTCGGATCTCGGTACGCGACGAAAGCCGAAGTCGTCGACGCCGCGAAGTTGTTCGCCACCGAGCGGATCAGCCCCGTCGTCACCGAACGAATCGGTCTCGAGGAGGTCCCGGCAGCGCACGAGCGCATTCGGGACGGCGAGAGCCACGGGATGATCGTCCTCGAGCCGTAG
- a CDS encoding universal stress protein, whose translation MPDRILVPVDGSNRSDEALEYALETFPDAEITALHVVESGQGDLGTFSGMTGDIPGDEAELERSEAILEAARERGDEHGVEIETERGRGRPDRLVVARSDDGDYDLIVIGSHGRDGLARVLLGSVAEKVTRRSSVPVLVAR comes from the coding sequence ATGCCCGACCGAATTCTGGTTCCAGTCGACGGATCGAACCGATCAGACGAGGCGCTCGAGTACGCGCTCGAGACGTTTCCCGACGCGGAGATCACGGCGTTACACGTGGTCGAATCGGGACAGGGGGATCTCGGCACGTTCTCCGGGATGACGGGAGACATTCCCGGCGACGAGGCGGAACTCGAACGCTCCGAAGCGATCCTCGAGGCCGCCCGCGAACGCGGCGACGAACACGGCGTGGAGATCGAGACCGAACGCGGACGCGGACGGCCCGACCGACTGGTCGTCGCACGATCCGACGATGGCGACTACGATCTGATCGTCATCGGCAGCCACGGTCGAGACGGTCTCGCGCGGGTGCTACTCGGAAGCGTCGCGGAGAAAGTCACCCGACGGTCGTCGGTGCCGGTGTTGGTCGCTCGATAG
- the codB gene encoding cytosine permease, which translates to MATRGGGFDWRRIVFGDENLPDPDYPLDHVPKDERKGLVSLSAVLLGLVFFAGTMWAGAEVSAAMGFREMLSAMVVGHIILGGYVALLCGISARAGLTTVLLARYSFGRVGAKWADLLLGGTQVGWFGVTIPMVAVPTATYLGLESAAMLSGLIVVWGVMHMMTAYFGYDGMEKLSYVAVPFLVIVGVLSIVLAVGEAGGIDGLLSQVGGGEMSFGLAVTIVVGTFISAGTQAPNWARFAVSSRVAFWAGLIAFLVGNSFLFLSGAVGGAVYDVTPQGDLYEVLVAQGLATVGLIALILNIWTTNDNAAYAFSVAGAEAFDFDRKRPFVITGCFVGIGLALAGADSLLLPWLELLGQYVPPLGAIIIADFLLCWRRSIPRMDDVRFTSVRWTSVLAYVAGCLVAVLTAGSVLPGVTIAAPVPGIAALNGMIAAAVVHVVGYYALEESGLLPSHEIPEDADRI; encoded by the coding sequence ATGGCAACACGCGGCGGTGGCTTCGACTGGCGGCGTATCGTATTCGGGGACGAGAACCTCCCCGATCCCGATTATCCGCTCGATCACGTTCCGAAGGACGAACGAAAGGGGCTGGTCAGTCTCTCGGCGGTCCTCCTCGGGCTCGTCTTCTTCGCGGGGACGATGTGGGCGGGGGCGGAGGTCAGCGCGGCGATGGGGTTCCGGGAAATGCTTTCGGCGATGGTCGTCGGCCACATTATCCTCGGCGGGTACGTCGCGCTGCTCTGTGGAATTTCAGCGAGAGCCGGACTGACGACCGTTCTCCTCGCCCGATACTCGTTCGGCCGGGTTGGCGCAAAGTGGGCCGACCTCCTGCTTGGTGGGACCCAGGTCGGCTGGTTCGGGGTGACCATTCCGATGGTCGCAGTCCCGACAGCGACCTATTTGGGGCTCGAGAGTGCGGCGATGCTCAGCGGCTTGATCGTCGTCTGGGGAGTGATGCACATGATGACCGCGTACTTCGGGTACGACGGCATGGAGAAGCTTTCCTACGTCGCCGTCCCGTTCCTCGTAATCGTCGGCGTCCTCTCCATCGTCCTTGCGGTCGGTGAAGCCGGCGGTATCGACGGGCTGCTGTCCCAGGTCGGCGGCGGTGAGATGTCGTTCGGCCTCGCGGTGACCATCGTCGTCGGGACGTTCATCAGCGCCGGAACGCAAGCCCCGAACTGGGCGCGCTTTGCCGTCAGCTCTCGAGTCGCGTTCTGGGCCGGACTGATCGCCTTCCTCGTCGGAAACAGCTTCCTCTTTCTCAGCGGAGCCGTCGGCGGGGCCGTCTACGACGTGACGCCGCAGGGCGACCTCTACGAAGTACTGGTCGCACAGGGGCTGGCAACGGTCGGCCTGATCGCGTTGATCCTGAACATCTGGACGACCAACGACAACGCGGCCTACGCGTTCAGCGTCGCGGGGGCCGAAGCCTTCGACTTCGATCGAAAGCGACCGTTCGTCATCACGGGCTGTTTCGTCGGAATCGGTCTGGCCCTCGCGGGCGCGGACAGCCTGCTCCTGCCGTGGCTCGAGTTGCTGGGCCAGTACGTTCCGCCGCTCGGCGCGATAATCATCGCCGACTTCCTGCTGTGCTGGCGACGGTCGATCCCCCGCATGGACGACGTTCGGTTCACGAGCGTCCGGTGGACGAGCGTGCTCGCGTACGTCGCCGGCTGTCTCGTCGCGGTGCTGACCGCCGGCTCGGTGCTGCCGGGGGTCACGATCGCGGCACCGGTCCCCGGAATCGCCGCACTCAACGGGATGATCGCAGCGGCGGTCGTCCACGTCGTCGGCTACTACGCCCTCGAGGAAAGCGGACTACTCCCGTCCCACGAGATCCCCGAAGACGCCGACCGGATCTGA
- a CDS encoding cytosine deaminase encodes MTTWLITDATTLEGSAVDIAIEDGTISRIENAGSIDSSAAPEDRRYDANGRLVTPTLIEPHIHLDATLTAGEPSWNESGTLAEGIGIWGDRKETLEAADVKDRAERAIEWMAANGITRVRTHADTTEESLTGVRALLELREDVSDLVDLQVVAFPQDGIFTDDSHEDLLRESLEMGADLVGAIPHNEHTREDGVASVELAMDLAERYDRPVDMHIDETDDPGSRFTEVLASESIKRGVGDRVTASHTTAMHSYSNAYAAKVISLLAESGASVITNPPDNAVLQGRYDDYPRRRGHTRIDELHEAGVTVGLGHDSVMDPWYHYGCGDQLDAAFILLHYAHMSGRNDVGPLWEMLTTANAEVFGVDDYGLSVGADGSLVVYDAPDPFNALRTRAPRTLVLKDGRKIARTEPAKTRVIRDGDSENGTEHDIDFHR; translated from the coding sequence ATGACCACGTGGCTCATCACCGACGCGACGACGCTCGAGGGATCCGCGGTCGACATCGCGATCGAGGACGGTACTATCTCTCGGATCGAGAACGCCGGCTCGATCGATTCGTCGGCCGCTCCCGAGGACCGGCGATACGACGCGAACGGTCGGCTCGTGACGCCGACGCTCATCGAACCGCACATCCACCTCGACGCGACGCTCACCGCGGGCGAGCCAAGCTGGAACGAATCGGGAACCCTCGCCGAGGGAATCGGCATCTGGGGGGACCGAAAGGAGACGCTCGAGGCGGCCGACGTGAAAGACAGAGCCGAGCGGGCCATCGAGTGGATGGCGGCCAACGGTATCACCCGCGTTCGGACGCACGCGGATACGACCGAGGAGTCCCTTACCGGCGTTCGCGCCCTGCTCGAGCTGCGCGAGGACGTCTCGGATCTCGTCGACCTGCAGGTCGTCGCGTTCCCGCAGGACGGCATCTTCACCGACGACTCCCACGAGGATCTGCTTCGGGAGTCCCTCGAGATGGGTGCGGATCTCGTCGGCGCGATTCCGCACAACGAACACACCCGCGAGGACGGCGTCGCCTCAGTCGAACTCGCGATGGACCTCGCCGAACGATACGACCGTCCGGTCGACATGCATATCGACGAGACGGATGATCCCGGCTCGCGGTTCACCGAGGTGCTCGCGAGCGAATCGATTAAACGGGGGGTTGGCGACCGCGTCACTGCGAGTCACACGACGGCGATGCACTCCTATTCCAACGCGTACGCGGCGAAGGTAATCTCGCTACTGGCCGAAAGCGGTGCCAGCGTGATCACCAATCCGCCGGACAACGCGGTCTTGCAGGGACGCTACGACGACTATCCGCGTCGTCGCGGCCACACCCGGATCGACGAACTGCACGAGGCCGGTGTGACCGTCGGGCTCGGTCACGACTCGGTTATGGATCCGTGGTATCACTACGGGTGCGGCGACCAGCTCGATGCGGCGTTCATCCTCCTGCACTACGCCCACATGAGCGGACGGAACGATGTCGGACCGCTCTGGGAGATGCTCACGACGGCGAACGCCGAGGTTTTCGGCGTCGACGACTACGGGCTCTCCGTCGGTGCCGACGGCTCGCTCGTCGTCTACGACGCGCCGGATCCGTTCAACGCGCTTCGCACGCGCGCCCCGAGAACGCTGGTACTCAAGGACGGCCGCAAAATCGCCCGAACCGAGCCCGCGAAGACGCGGGTGATCCGCGATGGCGACAGCGAGAACGGAACCGAACACGACATCGATTTCCACCGCTAA